Below is a window of Rhodamnia argentea isolate NSW1041297 chromosome 11, ASM2092103v1, whole genome shotgun sequence DNA.
AGATACAAGCTACAGAAGTTAGCGTTAGTGTTGGTTTAACAGAGAATAAGGAATCAAATCTTCACCTACTGGACTCTGGGTTGTCACAAACACTATTGGACGAACTATCTGGAaaagcttgagatgaagaaaactTGCCCGACGAGCTCCCGTCAGTAATACCTATCTCCTTTCTCTGGGTCTGCTTGCCCTTCTTTTCTCCGGATGTTAAGTCCTGCATAAACTATACTGTTATGCATATTGTGCGAGTTTACGGAGTAGCTCTAGCTCCGGCTCAGAATTATGAAAGAATGACCTGCTGTGATGATGTTCCAGGCATCTTAAGTTCAAGGTCCGTTGCCACGTCATTTGAATCCTCATGTTGTTCTGCATCGCTGCCCATTTGATGATCTGAAGACCTGCTTCTGCAGTCTTGTTTACTTGACATATGAGAACTGGAAGCATATTGGGTTGACTGCTGTTCAATAGTGGGATTGGCAGGCATTGAATATGGGATAAAGGTTGAACATGGAGCAGGAATAGCACTTGCATTCTGATTTCCAAAGAAAGGGAAAGGCTGAAGCTGTGGGTGCATGGGTATCGGACCTGGAGGGACAGGTATTGGAACTGGATAAGAATAGGCTGGACCCATGATGACGGATGGATCCATGGCAGCCCAAGGGTACATAACCCTCATCCTTTGCTGGTATTGAACATTtagattttcaatttcagaTTTTATAGATGATTTCTCTTCTCTGAGCTCATTCTTCTCCTGCATCAGCTGCTTGCAATGAAAAGTTAATATTAGCATTAAGACAAAGGATGCACCTTTAATCCCTCAGGATACTGGATGAAGAGAAATGACCTCTCGAGATTCTTCACTAAGAGCTGTACATTCAGCTTTCAATCTGTTAACTTCCACGGTTAAATCCTTCAGCACCTGGATTGTGTCGGTGAGAATGGTTGCCTTGTCATTCTTAGGTCGATCAGGATCTGTAGATCAAATAGATAAGGCAAAGCAATTGTTACGTCTTGCATAAACAAATTGGAACCCCAACAACAGACAAACAGGACATGCTTGATAATATAATCCAGTGCATGGCATCTACCATaagaagaaaaggcaagaaaGTTGAACCCTGTCCAAtatccaagatattcaaaacaAGTGGAGTTAGGATATGTTTATGCTCACAAAAACAACTAAGTGAATTAGTCCTCTTTGCGAATTGGTCATTCTCGATACCCCACTGCTTACTTTTATTTCCAGTACCTGTCTGTGAAATTCAACTACACACAAGAAACTTGCAAATTTCACTGATTCCCTTGAACAGCAAACAGAGAGATAAGCTTCTGGCTCCATGCTTGTAAGGATATTCCACCACATCTCTCTTTGGCACATGAAGCTTAAAGACGAAATGAGGGGTACCAGATGCTCATAACATCCCAAGCTGCAATAACTTTGCCCAAGTAAACTACCAATTTCTTATGGATCAGTGACCGAGAAGGGTCAATCTTAGAGAGAGGTTTTGACCTTATCCTATACAGCTGAGTTAAAAGTTTCGAACTGCAACGCTAATGGAAATTCAGATGCACACAAGGATCGAATTCTCAAACAGACATGAGATTTTGGGGAAAAGTAATAGCATGGTTCCAATTGATATATTGGGATCATGATGTCATCATCCTGCCTTACCCAAAGTGTTTGCTAATAGAGGAATCAAAGTATCGAGAATTGAGAAGTACGAGTACACTCAAAATATTTCTCAGGGTACGATGAAAGTAACTCTAAATGTCGATATCAGTACAATCTATCCACTCCTAACCGTATGCCTGTCGCATATTCACACATGTAACATGTTCACGTGTCGTGTGGGGCCACGCAAgcacttttctagaaaaaaaaaaaaaaagattcaacaTGGAGTTATGGACTTTTGTGACCTTCACAAAAGTTAGCAGAGTCATGCCTACTGGCAGTTGAAGCGTTGAAATAGTTACTTCACTGTTTCCATACTTAGATGCCACGCATAATTGGATAATGAACTGGAAATgcagcattctcattttttttccctggaaAACTACCTCATCATCTAAGAAGCAATAAAAACACTAAGCCCACAAACTTATCATGGTTGATAAAACAGGTAGATGTTACGAGCTACATTATATACCTAGTGCACTCCCCAGTTCAAGGAAATGTTCGTTTAGACGATCCCGCCTCAACTTTTCACGGTCAGCTTTTTGGACTTTCCTTGCAGCCACAGGATCCTTGACTTCCTCTTCCTCCCTTTGTCTGCGACGGAAACCACATCAAACggccgtgaaaaaaaaaaacatactttCAGGCATTACCTTAAGCATTCGGGAAAATTCACGGGCATCACACGCGTTTATCTGCTCTAGAGAATACTCATCCCCGACCCACATGACAATTCCCAGCTTTCGTGACAACATGCGCAAGCAAGCAACCATCAGTCGGGGAATTCATTACCGGAGCAGCCACACCACATACTCAATCAAACACAGCATCCAAACAACCGATCACGAGATCaccatgctttttttttaaccgtGTCGCGCAGGAGAAACATGTTTTAATACGGTTTCGCTAGCCGAAAAGCTCACGACGATCTGACATTGGAAAGCCCGAACGCGCTCGAGAAGCGCGACGAGAAGGAACTGAAGCGCGAGAACCTGGATTCGTCGCGCGAGCTGGGCAACCCGTTGGACTGGTGCTGGACGGAGGTCGACGCTCCCACATCCGTCGTCCACTGATCCATctcgctcttcttcttcttcttcttgcttcgCTGATTGAAACCTAGTTCTCGGACTTTGATTCGGCCGAgcacaggagagagagagagagtgtggaaGCACCTGCAACAACTTGTGCTCTCCACGGGCCACAAGGATTGGAAGCAAAAAGTTAATTCGGAATCTTTTTCGATAAATATTAAAAGGGCGGTTATCGTGTAAAGTGCACGTGGATGTTCTCTATTGAGGACCACATCGTGACCGTTGATTTTTACCAACATTTGGCCAACAAGAAACTAGACTACCGCAATTTAAAATgggtaatgacacaaataattaaTGGACCTTGGCTCAATGAAAAATgcgattcataaacttttaattttgttcaatatGGCCCATTAACTTTAGCTCGACGTAtaatgtgattcatgaattttttatcCGTTCGGGATGATGTttagacttttggtacatatccAACTCAATCCCCGAAAGTTTAGGGGTAACATTTAATATAATTCatagactaaattaaacatgtaccaaatgTTTAGAAATCACGTTAAGTAAATTAAAATTTCCTAAATCACATCGCATATTAAGTTATTGTTTAGAGATTACATTGATCATAATAAACTTTCAAGGATTGCATTATATATTGGGCTAATTTTCGGGGGAAAAACCGAATAAGGGCACTTTGTCGATGGAGTGCAGCTTGTTTGAAATAAAGGCATGATCAATGACATTTTCGTtaattacttttctttttattttctcttcctttctttctttttgttttttagagCCTCGCTCGAGCGTGGCAAGAGCAGCCCTCGCCTAGCCCCGGCAAGACTCgtgagggctgccctcgctTTGTCCGGGTGAGGCCCTCGTCGACCTCGCCTCACCAAGCTAGCCCTCGCCCAATCTGCGTGAGGCCGTTGAGGGCTACCGTTGCCTCTCCTAGGCAAAACCCTCATTAGAAGCCTGTCGGTGCTTGAGACAGGCCACCAGTGAGAAGGACatgcaaataaaaaggaaaaatgaaaaaaacaaatgaaaaactgcaaagaaaaaaagaaaaataaataaatgatgaaaatgttctTTGATCAAGCTAGGGTAATTCGGgttattttttgaaacaatatccagTTAAAG
It encodes the following:
- the LOC115736440 gene encoding transcription factor bHLH121-like isoform X2; the encoded protein is MVACLRMLSRKLGIVIQREEEEVKDPVAARKVQKADREKLRRDRLNEHFLELGSALDPDRPKNDKATILTDTIQVLKDLTVEVNRLKAECTALSEESRELMQEKNELREEKSSIKSEIENLNVQYQQRMRVMYPWAAMDPSVIMGPAYSYPVPIPVPPGPIPMHPQLQPFPFFGNQNASAIPAPCSTFIPYSMPANPTIEQQSTQYASSSHMSSKQDCRSRSSDHQMGSDAEQHEDSNDVATDLELKMPGTSSQQDLTSGEKKGKQTQRKEIGITDGSSSGKFSSSQAFPDSSSNSVCDNPESSR
- the LOC115736440 gene encoding transcription factor bHLH121-like isoform X1, producing the protein MDQWTTDVGASTSVQHQSNGLPSSRDESRQREEEEVKDPVAARKVQKADREKLRRDRLNEHFLELGSALDPDRPKNDKATILTDTIQVLKDLTVEVNRLKAECTALSEESRELMQEKNELREEKSSIKSEIENLNVQYQQRMRVMYPWAAMDPSVIMGPAYSYPVPIPVPPGPIPMHPQLQPFPFFGNQNASAIPAPCSTFIPYSMPANPTIEQQSTQYASSSHMSSKQDCRSRSSDHQMGSDAEQHEDSNDVATDLELKMPGTSSQQDLTSGEKKGKQTQRKEIGITDGSSSGKFSSSQAFPDSSSNSVCDNPESSR